A region from the Spirochaeta thermophila DSM 6192 genome encodes:
- a CDS encoding ABC transporter ATP-binding protein, with protein sequence MTIVHVEGLRRTYQGRPAVDGITFSVDEGRIVGLIGPDGAGKTTTMRLILGLDHPEEGIIQLPDEDHSHWIKRHVGYMPERFSLYEDLTVEENLWFFATVHGLSEAHFKEKAAWLYRFSRLAPFRTRRAGALSGGMKQKLALSCALLHNPRLLILDEPTTGVDPLSRKEFWDMLDALRREGMGILISTPNLGEAEHCDTVLFLHEGKIVLQGSPQQLSRRLEGRLFRIETEADPRALREEVRRTAPHIPCYLGPDGIRITGTREELAPLLSASYHLEGPLPPRLEDAFLSTFLGISDREAV encoded by the coding sequence ATGACCATCGTACACGTAGAAGGCCTCAGACGCACCTATCAGGGCAGGCCTGCGGTGGACGGGATCACCTTCTCGGTGGACGAAGGCCGCATCGTGGGGCTTATAGGCCCGGATGGTGCGGGCAAGACCACCACCATGCGCCTCATCCTCGGCCTCGACCACCCAGAAGAGGGTATCATCCAGCTCCCCGACGAAGACCACTCTCACTGGATCAAGCGCCATGTGGGCTACATGCCCGAACGCTTCTCCCTCTACGAAGACCTCACGGTGGAGGAAAACCTCTGGTTCTTCGCCACGGTCCACGGCCTCTCCGAGGCACACTTCAAAGAGAAGGCCGCATGGCTCTACCGCTTCAGCAGGCTCGCACCATTCAGGACGCGGAGGGCCGGTGCCCTCTCGGGCGGGATGAAGCAGAAACTCGCCCTCTCGTGTGCCCTCCTCCATAACCCCCGCCTCCTCATCCTCGACGAACCCACCACCGGCGTGGATCCGCTCTCCCGGAAGGAGTTCTGGGATATGCTCGACGCCCTCCGGAGAGAGGGGATGGGCATCCTCATCTCCACCCCCAACCTCGGCGAGGCCGAACACTGCGACACCGTGCTCTTCCTCCATGAGGGCAAGATCGTGCTCCAGGGCTCCCCCCAACAGCTCAGCAGGAGGCTGGAGGGCCGCCTCTTCCGGATCGAGACCGAGGCCGACCCCCGGGCACTCCGGGAGGAGGTGCGCAGGACGGCCCCCCACATCCCATGCTACCTCGGACCCGACGGGATCCGCATCACAGGCACCCGTGAGGAACTCGCCCCCCTCCTCTCGGCCAGCTACCACCTCGAAGGCCCGCTCCCCCCCAGGCTGGAGGACGCCTTCCTCTCCACCTTCCTCGGCATAAGCGACCGGGAGGCGGTATGA
- the secD gene encoding protein translocase subunit SecD has product MSKRARLLLVLFFMVIAGVFIYPTVKWYFFVPEEEKTVAQASVEEVRRYSQTKALEVLERLKQGVRENPDAELPEDLSFLVPYAKRNYRIAKESLPGTWTYQAVLSSFVDEKEALETIEDYFRARIISLKELRNRTLQLGLDLSGGLTVTLAPDFSSLAERLGHEPTDVERRDAVDRALEVLNNRIDRFGVTEPQIRKLEGNKILIEIPGDPDPTRVNSFLMGKGRLTFHIVDDETTQKLIEYQRQTGITDPAILAERVDFVPAGTKIAGYYTKDKYGVDKLVRSIAIYEEVGLDGTYLTSAQVSRDPLTGKPVVLFSLNSEGSDIFYKLTSANVDRSLAIVLDDKVKAYATIQEPIRGNVQITGFSTEEAQNISLILRTAALPVDLVIEDYEAVGASLGEDSIRRGVQAIVLGFALVVLFMILYYKGAGIVADIALLLNLFFMTALLSVFNFTLTLTSIAGVILTVGMAVDANVIIYERIKEELRLGKTPASAVKAGFSKAFWTIVDANVTTFIAAIFLSQVGRGPIQGFAVTLAIGIVSSMFTALVVSRLIFDYLVDQRKVKKLSISWRL; this is encoded by the coding sequence ATGAGTAAGAGAGCCCGACTGCTGCTTGTGCTCTTCTTTATGGTCATCGCCGGGGTGTTCATCTACCCCACCGTCAAGTGGTACTTCTTCGTCCCCGAGGAGGAGAAGACGGTCGCCCAGGCGTCCGTGGAGGAAGTGCGGCGCTACAGCCAGACGAAGGCGCTGGAGGTCCTCGAGCGCCTCAAACAAGGGGTGCGCGAGAATCCGGATGCCGAGCTCCCGGAGGATCTCTCGTTTCTCGTCCCCTATGCGAAGCGGAACTATCGCATCGCGAAGGAGTCCCTTCCCGGCACGTGGACCTACCAGGCCGTGCTCTCGAGTTTCGTGGATGAGAAGGAAGCCCTCGAGACCATCGAGGACTACTTCAGGGCCCGTATCATCTCGCTCAAGGAGCTGAGGAACAGGACGCTCCAGCTCGGCCTCGACCTCTCCGGGGGGCTCACGGTCACGCTCGCCCCGGATTTCTCGTCCCTGGCCGAGCGGCTGGGTCACGAGCCCACGGATGTCGAGAGACGGGATGCGGTGGACAGGGCCCTCGAGGTGCTCAACAACCGCATCGATCGCTTCGGTGTCACCGAGCCCCAGATCCGCAAGCTCGAGGGGAACAAGATCCTCATCGAGATTCCCGGAGATCCCGATCCCACGCGGGTGAACTCCTTCCTCATGGGGAAAGGGCGACTCACCTTCCACATCGTGGACGACGAGACCACGCAGAAGCTCATCGAATATCAGCGGCAGACGGGTATCACCGATCCTGCGATCCTCGCCGAGCGGGTGGACTTCGTGCCGGCGGGTACTAAGATCGCAGGCTACTATACCAAGGACAAGTACGGGGTGGACAAGCTGGTGCGCTCCATCGCCATCTACGAGGAGGTGGGCCTGGACGGCACGTACCTCACGAGCGCCCAGGTCTCGCGTGATCCGCTCACGGGAAAACCCGTGGTCCTCTTCTCCCTCAACAGCGAGGGGAGCGACATCTTCTACAAGCTCACGAGCGCCAACGTGGACAGGAGCCTCGCCATCGTGCTCGACGACAAGGTGAAGGCCTACGCGACCATCCAGGAGCCCATCAGGGGCAACGTACAGATCACCGGCTTCTCCACCGAGGAGGCGCAGAACATCTCCCTCATACTCAGGACCGCGGCCCTTCCCGTGGACCTCGTGATAGAGGACTACGAGGCGGTGGGCGCCTCCCTTGGTGAAGACTCCATCCGCAGGGGGGTGCAGGCCATCGTGCTCGGCTTCGCCCTGGTGGTGCTCTTCATGATCCTCTACTACAAGGGGGCGGGGATCGTCGCCGACATCGCCCTCCTCCTCAATCTCTTCTTCATGACCGCCCTGCTCTCGGTCTTCAACTTCACTCTCACCCTCACGAGCATCGCGGGGGTCATCCTCACCGTGGGTATGGCGGTGGACGCCAACGTGATCATCTACGAGCGTATCAAGGAGGAGCTCCGGCTCGGAAAGACCCCGGCGAGCGCGGTGAAGGCGGGATTCTCCAAGGCCTTCTGGACCATCGTGGACGCGAACGTCACGACCTTCATCGCGGCCATCTTCCTCTCCCAGGTGGGGCGGGGGCCCATCCAGGGATTTGCGGTGACCCTGGCGATAGGTATCGTGAGCTCCATGTTCACGGCCCTGGTGGTCTCGCGGCTCATCTTCGACTACCTGGTGGACCAGCGTAAGGTGAAGAAGCTCAGTATCAGCTGGAGGCTGTAG
- a CDS encoding ABC transporter ATP-binding protein yields the protein MTGRDQSTSPMIEVEGLVRRFGSFTAVNRISFSVARGEVFGLLGANGAGKTTTIRMICGLLPPTAGRIFVDGIPVHRQPRLARTRIGYLSQRFSLYEDLSPEENVRFFSALYRVEDTRTAHYLARLSSWLGEGARRPVRTLPLGFRQRVGLMCALLHDPPLLILDEPTSGVDPVGRQEFWEEIYRQSSKGKTILVTTHYMEEAEYCHRVAIMHQGKVLVEGPPQEIMASSGTRTLQEAFIHLVSSGGTP from the coding sequence ATGACCGGACGGGACCAGTCCACCTCACCCATGATCGAAGTGGAAGGACTCGTGAGACGTTTCGGCAGCTTCACCGCGGTGAATCGCATCTCGTTTTCGGTAGCCAGGGGAGAGGTCTTCGGCCTCCTCGGTGCCAACGGGGCGGGGAAGACCACCACCATACGGATGATCTGCGGCCTCCTGCCCCCCACTGCCGGCCGCATCTTCGTCGACGGCATACCCGTACACCGCCAGCCCAGGCTCGCCCGCACCCGCATCGGCTACCTCTCCCAGCGATTCTCCCTCTACGAGGACCTCTCTCCCGAGGAAAACGTCCGGTTCTTCTCGGCCCTCTACCGGGTAGAGGACACACGTACAGCGCACTACCTCGCACGGCTCTCCTCATGGCTCGGGGAGGGGGCTCGCCGTCCGGTACGCACCCTCCCTCTGGGGTTCAGACAGCGCGTCGGCCTCATGTGCGCACTCCTCCACGACCCGCCCCTCCTCATCCTCGACGAACCCACCTCGGGGGTCGATCCCGTCGGACGGCAGGAGTTCTGGGAGGAGATCTACCGCCAGAGCTCGAAAGGAAAGACCATCCTGGTGACCACCCACTACATGGAAGAGGCCGAATACTGCCACAGGGTAGCGATCATGCACCAGGGGAAGGTCCTCGTCGAAGGACCGCCGCAGGAGATCATGGCCAGCTCAGGCACCCGCACCCTTCAGGAGGCCTTCATCCACCTCGTCTCGTCAGGAGGAACACCATGA
- a CDS encoding HlyD family secretion protein, producing MRRLIIPLTLLLAACSADQHWYTGIVEGTQYLLSSPIAERLVALEVHEGDQVETDQILARLDQAALDLKIAALQAQLEQLTYQAEELEARIRQAQEMRDYLRTTYERNKTLLEAQAVSPQTVDELASRLSNQEAELAALQARRKALGAQRKALRAELEGLQLQRTRTLITAPSSGIVEEVFYDVGEMVPAFSPVVEVADLAHVSTTVYVEERTLALIRPGDEVRVRTALDERTGTVVKLPTRAEFSPKEVRTPETREALVYAVKVAIPNEDLVLKIGMPVEVSFQ from the coding sequence ATGAGACGACTCATCATCCCCCTCACCCTGCTTCTCGCCGCCTGCAGCGCGGACCAGCACTGGTACACCGGCATCGTGGAGGGCACCCAGTACCTCCTCTCCAGCCCCATCGCCGAACGACTCGTCGCCCTCGAGGTCCACGAAGGCGACCAGGTAGAGACAGACCAGATCCTCGCCCGACTCGATCAGGCCGCCCTTGACCTCAAGATCGCCGCACTCCAGGCCCAACTCGAACAGCTCACCTACCAGGCCGAGGAGCTCGAAGCCCGCATCCGACAGGCACAAGAGATGCGGGACTACCTGCGTACCACCTACGAACGCAACAAGACCCTGCTCGAGGCACAGGCAGTCTCACCCCAGACCGTGGACGAACTCGCCTCGCGCCTCTCCAACCAGGAGGCAGAGCTCGCCGCACTCCAGGCCCGGCGAAAGGCTCTGGGCGCACAGAGGAAGGCCCTCCGGGCAGAGCTCGAAGGCCTCCAGCTCCAGCGCACGCGCACCCTCATCACCGCCCCCAGCTCGGGGATCGTGGAAGAAGTCTTCTATGACGTGGGGGAGATGGTCCCGGCCTTCTCTCCCGTGGTGGAGGTGGCGGATCTCGCCCACGTCTCCACCACCGTCTACGTGGAAGAGCGGACCCTCGCCCTGATACGGCCCGGAGATGAGGTGCGCGTCCGCACCGCCCTGGACGAGCGCACGGGCACGGTCGTCAAGCTCCCCACCAGGGCGGAGTTCTCCCCCAAGGAGGTCCGCACCCCCGAGACCCGGGAGGCCCTGGTCTACGCGGTGAAGGTGGCCATCCCCAACGAGGACCTCGTCCTCAAGATAGGCATGCCGGTGGAGGTCTCGTTCCAATGA
- a CDS encoding ABC transporter permease — MRLWALLRKEWWHLSRDYRTLLVLFILPLLQLILLGYAMETEPKQILLVIHDFDRTFLTRALVDRLSGTPLFVVKRSELPASEIFARREAEAVLTLLPGTTRSLIRGGGVLPHLAVDASDPQRAQTVAAYILHALSSSLPSLPSPVAATPIFLYNPTRESAFFFVPGITALLILMASALLSSLTITREKESGTFTLLRLSRLSAVDVVGGKLIPYFILAGLLSLVVLVAGMLLFGVPLKGNALLLVGVLLLYTLTGISMGILISSVAPTQQSAMLASLLITLFPTLLLSGFIFPLESMPLVLRVIGHALPATYFLQCLRGIMLKGNTVSQLIPQLSALGGFTLFFLLVGTVRAKTLMELSP; from the coding sequence ATGAGACTCTGGGCCCTCCTCCGCAAAGAATGGTGGCACCTCTCGCGTGACTACCGCACGCTCCTCGTACTCTTCATCCTCCCTCTCCTCCAGCTCATCCTCCTCGGGTATGCCATGGAAACGGAACCGAAACAGATCCTCCTCGTGATCCACGACTTCGATCGGACATTCCTCACCCGGGCCCTCGTGGACCGTCTCTCGGGCACCCCGCTCTTCGTCGTGAAACGCTCCGAGCTCCCTGCCTCGGAGATCTTCGCACGGAGGGAAGCGGAGGCCGTGCTCACCCTCCTTCCCGGTACTACCCGGAGCCTCATCCGGGGAGGCGGGGTCCTGCCACACCTCGCAGTGGACGCCTCTGATCCGCAGCGGGCGCAGACCGTGGCCGCCTACATCCTCCACGCCCTCTCCTCGTCCCTCCCATCCCTCCCCTCCCCCGTGGCCGCCACCCCTATCTTCCTCTACAACCCCACGCGGGAGAGCGCCTTCTTCTTCGTACCCGGGATCACGGCCCTCCTCATTCTCATGGCCTCCGCCCTGCTCTCCAGCCTCACCATCACAAGGGAAAAGGAGTCGGGAACCTTCACCCTCCTCAGGCTCTCCCGACTCTCGGCCGTCGACGTCGTGGGAGGCAAGCTCATACCCTACTTCATCCTCGCGGGACTCCTCTCCCTCGTGGTCCTGGTTGCGGGCATGCTCCTCTTCGGTGTGCCGCTCAAGGGGAACGCGCTCCTCCTCGTGGGAGTGCTCCTCCTCTACACCCTCACCGGGATCAGCATGGGTATCCTGATCTCGAGCGTGGCCCCCACCCAGCAGTCGGCCATGCTCGCCTCCCTTCTCATCACCCTCTTCCCCACCCTCCTCCTCTCGGGTTTCATCTTCCCCCTCGAGTCCATGCCCCTGGTCCTGAGGGTGATAGGTCACGCCCTGCCCGCCACCTACTTCCTCCAGTGCCTGCGAGGCATCATGCTCAAGGGGAACACCGTATCCCAGCTCATACCCCAGCTCTCGGCTCTGGGAGGATTCACCTTGTTCTTTCTCCTGGTGGGCACGGTGCGCGCCAAAACACTCATGGAGCTCTCGCCATGA
- a CDS encoding TetR/AcrR family transcriptional regulator produces MRDVDISTEERIRKAAFEVFSEKGKAGTTIKEIARRAGVNKALVHYYFRTKDRLYETIAEEMARLALRLVFRPGDEDLSLEELLPVLIKRHIETMRAHPQLFRFLIGELASNRAEFLAIFARQLTLGDRHVWSYFLEKIEEARKEGRIKEVDPLQLILDVLSLNIFPLLVAPALLPLIAERSDLTFDLEQVLEERAEHVARLLWDAIKKE; encoded by the coding sequence ATGCGAGACGTGGATATCAGTACCGAGGAACGCATACGGAAGGCCGCCTTCGAGGTCTTCAGCGAGAAAGGCAAGGCCGGCACGACCATAAAGGAGATCGCCCGGCGTGCCGGCGTGAACAAGGCCCTGGTGCACTACTACTTCAGAACCAAGGACAGGCTCTACGAGACCATCGCCGAGGAGATGGCCCGACTCGCCCTCAGGCTGGTCTTCCGGCCCGGGGACGAGGACCTCTCACTCGAAGAGCTCCTCCCGGTCCTCATCAAGCGGCACATCGAGACCATGCGGGCACATCCGCAGCTCTTCAGGTTCCTCATCGGCGAACTCGCCTCCAACAGGGCCGAATTCCTCGCCATCTTCGCCCGTCAGCTCACACTGGGGGACCGGCACGTGTGGAGCTACTTCCTCGAGAAGATCGAGGAGGCCCGCAAAGAGGGGCGCATCAAAGAGGTGGATCCTCTCCAGCTCATCCTCGATGTCCTCTCCCTCAACATATTCCCCCTCCTCGTCGCCCCCGCGCTCCTCCCGCTTATCGCAGAGAGGTCGGACCTTACGTTCGACCTCGAGCAGGTCCTCGAAGAACGGGCCGAGCACGTCGCCCGTCTCCTCTGGGACGCCATCAAGAAGGAGTAG
- the secF gene encoding protein translocase subunit SecF, translated as MKVIRFTRYRALAITLSLLVIVAGGVATFFQGGFNLGIDFRAGLTERVAVAPSVSASIEDVRRALAGIPGVQVQTIGDPEAQEFLIKVKEEEGAENFRETTRTAILSALSAAFGEGNVEERSSQYIGPRFSESIASQSFLLVLVAIFFMLVYIWFRFQLAYAVGAITALFHDVFVLLGVIGAFQLEVSTATIAAILTIVGYSINDTIVVFDRIRENTQLLKERPFREIVDGSITQTLSRTLITSLTTLLAVLAIYIFTTGDIKLFAFNLIVGILVGTYSSIFIASPVMMWIRNARHREEEEMKEQRQQVLSVKEETGPPAEETGGGEPEEKGEGGGVQIVQGRRRLPRSKRKKKR; from the coding sequence ATGAAAGTCATACGCTTTACCCGATATCGTGCCCTTGCCATCACGCTCTCTCTCCTGGTGATCGTCGCCGGCGGGGTGGCCACGTTCTTCCAGGGTGGTTTCAACCTGGGGATCGATTTCCGGGCAGGACTCACCGAACGGGTGGCGGTAGCCCCGTCGGTGTCGGCGTCGATAGAGGATGTGCGCCGGGCGCTCGCCGGGATTCCGGGGGTGCAGGTACAGACCATAGGAGATCCCGAGGCGCAGGAGTTTCTCATCAAGGTGAAGGAGGAGGAGGGGGCCGAGAACTTTAGGGAGACCACGCGTACGGCCATCCTGTCGGCCCTCTCAGCGGCGTTCGGTGAGGGGAACGTGGAGGAGCGTTCCTCCCAGTACATCGGACCGCGCTTCTCCGAGAGCATCGCCTCGCAATCCTTCCTCCTGGTGCTGGTGGCGATCTTCTTCATGTTGGTGTACATCTGGTTTAGGTTCCAGTTGGCCTATGCGGTGGGTGCCATCACGGCCCTTTTTCACGATGTGTTCGTACTCCTTGGGGTGATCGGGGCCTTCCAGCTCGAGGTGAGCACAGCCACCATCGCGGCCATCCTCACCATCGTGGGGTACTCCATCAACGACACCATCGTGGTCTTCGATCGTATCAGGGAGAACACGCAACTCCTCAAGGAGAGGCCTTTCAGGGAGATCGTGGATGGCTCCATCACCCAGACCCTGAGCCGTACCCTCATCACCTCGCTCACCACCCTGCTCGCGGTGCTCGCGATCTACATCTTCACCACGGGCGACATCAAGCTCTTCGCCTTCAACCTCATCGTGGGTATCCTGGTGGGTACGTATTCCTCGATCTTCATCGCCTCCCCGGTGATGATGTGGATCAGGAACGCACGGCACAGGGAAGAGGAGGAGATGAAGGAACAGCGGCAGCAGGTCCTCTCCGTGAAGGAGGAGACGGGGCCTCCCGCCGAGGAGACTGGAGGAGGAGAGCCGGAGGAGAAGGGTGAGGGAGGCGGGGTCCAGATCGTCCAGGGGCGCCGTAGACTCCCCCGGAGCAAGCGCAAGAAGAAGAGATAG
- a CDS encoding glycosyltransferase: MNIAFFMDCFPPMKNGVVTVVLQARDALVRRGHHVVIVSVDTSHHPYTGHEDFLLFPQISLDFGSKQGYGYALTRKKRVIEFLKSHRIEIVHSHTEFATGFAAGKAARALGIPRVCTAHTMWEDYAHYFPLLKMKPVVRTYFRRYLKGASLLIAPSPKSALYFREITPWMETVVVPNGIDIQRFKDNIREEVVREIRERYRLSPGHRVVLFVGRMGPEKRIEELYEAMKPLLRRREEVRLVYVGDGPGFDPLAQRVKAEGMEDRVILTGFVDWEKIAAFYSIAEVFVSASLSEVHPITTLEAAAAGLPLVCRRDVSYEGVVREGENGFQVDEDADLAEKVALLLEDTALRDRMAAASRSVADEYSIDRHAERLLEVYTRVLTDHRKG; the protein is encoded by the coding sequence ATGAACATCGCCTTTTTCATGGACTGTTTCCCCCCGATGAAGAACGGGGTGGTCACCGTGGTACTCCAGGCCAGGGATGCCCTCGTACGCCGGGGACACCACGTGGTGATCGTCTCCGTGGACACGAGTCACCATCCGTACACCGGTCATGAGGACTTCCTCCTCTTCCCGCAGATCTCCCTCGACTTCGGTTCCAAGCAGGGCTACGGCTACGCCCTCACGAGGAAGAAACGTGTGATAGAGTTCCTCAAGAGCCACCGGATCGAGATCGTGCACAGCCACACCGAGTTCGCCACGGGATTCGCCGCGGGCAAGGCCGCCCGCGCCCTGGGGATCCCCCGGGTGTGTACCGCCCACACCATGTGGGAGGACTACGCCCACTACTTCCCCCTCCTCAAGATGAAGCCCGTGGTGAGGACCTACTTCAGGCGGTACCTCAAGGGGGCCTCGCTCCTCATCGCCCCCTCGCCAAAATCGGCCCTCTACTTCCGGGAGATCACCCCTTGGATGGAGACAGTGGTGGTACCCAACGGCATCGACATCCAGCGGTTCAAGGACAACATCCGGGAAGAGGTGGTGAGGGAGATCAGGGAACGGTACCGCCTCTCTCCCGGTCACCGTGTGGTGCTCTTCGTGGGCCGGATGGGACCCGAGAAGCGCATCGAGGAGCTCTACGAGGCGATGAAGCCCCTCCTCCGCAGGAGAGAGGAGGTGCGGCTCGTGTATGTGGGCGACGGCCCCGGGTTCGACCCGCTCGCGCAAAGGGTGAAGGCGGAGGGCATGGAGGATCGGGTGATCCTCACCGGGTTCGTGGACTGGGAGAAGATCGCCGCCTTCTACTCCATCGCGGAGGTCTTCGTCTCGGCATCGCTCAGCGAAGTGCACCCCATCACCACCCTCGAGGCCGCGGCGGCAGGCCTGCCCCTGGTCTGCAGGCGCGACGTGAGCTACGAAGGGGTGGTACGCGAGGGAGAGAACGGGTTCCAGGTGGACGAGGACGCGGACCTTGCGGAGAAGGTCGCCCTCCTCCTCGAGGACACGGCGCTGCGGGACCGGATGGCCGCTGCATCCCGCAGCGTGGCGGACGAGTACTCCATAGACCGACACGCCGAGCGCCTCCTGGAGGTGTACACCCGGGTACTGACCGACCACCGGAAGGGATGA
- a CDS encoding TolC family protein has translation MKPVARLIPLLLTTLLHAHTLDLPTLLSLALTHDPLLHALSAEASAADASRRQALASLLPSLGISASTAFQSDVPHATLTLPPPLGSLDIELGETTTYQAGLLATWEWQLGMEGPSRLEAASQTLTAARLHIAAREQELTRTILTLAFRYQLSLASTQSLQAALARLKAHHERLAALKAGGLASEKDELDLRIQLTQTAARIEASEADSRLILRELALRCGLDRLDGLTLPQQLLAVLPPSSLESLRDRLPTLPAALTARTQTLIREALLNAAQASWWPSLQIQAGATLQYPGLSLTEDEADILFTGRIGLTWPLFTSGARTARIDEQKARLEAARATYTQTLEDLTLAFDRLLEEAHTRYTTYEAARDVLTLEQRRHAIVQEEWRQGQTPLAALLEAEQRLREAELGVQQARYAYLLAYHQTRLFAGSPLLPQEETP, from the coding sequence ATGAAACCAGTTGCCCGCCTCATCCCCCTCCTCCTCACCACCCTCCTCCACGCCCACACCCTGGACCTCCCCACTCTCCTCTCCCTCGCCCTCACCCACGACCCCCTCCTCCACGCCCTCTCCGCCGAGGCCTCCGCCGCCGACGCATCCCGCCGCCAGGCCCTCGCATCCCTCCTCCCCTCGCTCGGCATCTCCGCCTCCACCGCCTTCCAGTCCGACGTCCCCCACGCCACCCTCACCCTCCCCCCACCCCTCGGCTCCCTCGACATCGAACTGGGCGAGACCACCACCTACCAAGCCGGTCTCCTCGCCACCTGGGAGTGGCAGCTCGGTATGGAAGGCCCCTCACGCCTCGAAGCCGCCTCCCAGACCCTCACCGCCGCCCGACTCCACATCGCCGCCCGGGAACAGGAGCTCACCCGCACCATCCTCACCCTCGCCTTCCGGTACCAGCTCTCCCTCGCCTCCACCCAGTCCCTCCAAGCCGCCCTCGCCCGACTTAAGGCCCACCACGAACGCCTCGCCGCACTCAAGGCCGGAGGTCTCGCCTCGGAAAAGGACGAACTCGACCTGCGTATCCAGCTCACCCAGACCGCCGCCCGCATCGAGGCATCCGAGGCCGACTCCCGTCTCATCCTCCGGGAACTCGCCCTCCGCTGTGGACTCGACCGCCTCGACGGCCTCACCCTTCCCCAGCAACTCCTCGCCGTCCTCCCCCCCTCCAGCCTCGAATCCCTCCGCGACCGCCTCCCCACCCTCCCCGCCGCCCTCACGGCCCGCACCCAGACACTTATCCGGGAAGCCCTCCTCAACGCCGCACAGGCCTCGTGGTGGCCGAGCCTCCAGATCCAGGCAGGCGCCACCCTCCAGTACCCCGGGCTCTCTCTCACCGAGGACGAAGCCGACATCCTCTTCACCGGGCGCATCGGCCTCACCTGGCCCCTCTTCACCTCCGGAGCCCGCACCGCGCGGATCGACGAACAGAAGGCCCGCCTCGAGGCAGCCCGCGCTACCTACACCCAGACCCTGGAGGACCTCACCCTCGCCTTCGACCGGCTCCTCGAGGAGGCACACACCCGCTACACCACCTACGAGGCGGCCCGTGACGTCCTGACGCTCGAACAGCGACGACACGCCATCGTCCAGGAGGAGTGGCGCCAGGGCCAGACACCCCTCGCCGCGCTCCTCGAGGCCGAGCAACGGCTCCGCGAAGCCGAACTCGGAGTCCAACAGGCACGCTACGCCTACCTCCTCGCCTACCACCAGACCCGCCTCTTCGCCGGATCACCACTCTTGCCACAGGAGGAGACCCCATGA
- the yajC gene encoding preprotein translocase subunit YajC, which yields MAYSAALFPLLAAAPEGAQGASTSGQMMVTLITFGLIFLIFYFLIIRPQNKRQKEVQQMLASLDKGDEVVTIGGIHGVVQSVKEDSVVIKVDDHTTLLMEKSAIARKKERSLKPVSDK from the coding sequence ATGGCATACAGTGCAGCTCTTTTCCCGCTCCTGGCCGCCGCACCCGAGGGTGCGCAAGGGGCGAGTACCTCCGGACAGATGATGGTGACGCTCATCACCTTCGGTCTCATCTTCCTCATCTTTTATTTTCTCATCATCAGGCCGCAGAACAAGCGGCAGAAAGAGGTGCAGCAGATGCTCGCCTCTCTCGACAAGGGGGACGAGGTGGTGACCATCGGAGGCATCCACGGTGTGGTGCAGTCCGTGAAGGAGGATTCCGTGGTGATCAAGGTGGACGACCACACCACCCTCCTCATGGAGAAATCGGCCATCGCCCGCAAGAAGGAACGAAGCCTCAAGCCGGTGTCCGACAAGTAA